The following proteins are encoded in a genomic region of Triticum dicoccoides isolate Atlit2015 ecotype Zavitan chromosome 1B, WEW_v2.0, whole genome shotgun sequence:
- the LOC119350816 gene encoding uncharacterized protein LOC119350816, giving the protein MAAADDDAAKLSVSIQAFAALLDCCAAAGGDCDGILLSRAALPPSFSDDDPAPTLPIYVTGHSLLARPSALSNALSCFKPYFPARSGTATVGFFSPRHSACTMRRPSMREAAVARSLSKSLALAHPVVFLLLAPSVASDLSIHSFAHRVFLLVDSRLVPTSLTIVNVGPRYRGQYQCHTFAPESPMPRLPPPPANIGEQATEEEMYSGMLRRLDRLAQEAEECNKRLFHQV; this is encoded by the exons atggccgccgccgacgacgacgccGCGAAGCTCTCCGTCTCCATTCAGGCCTTCGCGGCGCTCCTCGACTGCTGTGCGGCCGCCGGCGGGGACTGCGACGGGATACTCCTCAGCCGTGCCGccctccccccttccttctccGACGACGATCCGGCCCCAACCCTACCCATCTACGTCACCGGCCACTCTTTGCTCGCCCGACCCTCCGCCCTCTCCAACGCACTTAGCTGCTTCAAGCCCTACTTCCCCGCCCGCTCAGGCACGGCCACCGTCGGCTTCTTCTCCCCCCGCCACAGCGCGTGCACGATGCGCCGCCCCTCCATGCGCGAGGCCGCCGTCGCCCGCTCCCTATCCAAATCTCTGGCCCTCGCCCACCCCGTCGTGTTTCTCCTCTTAGCCCCCTCTGTCGCCTCCGACCTCTCCATCCACTCGTTCGCCCACCGCGTCTTCCTCCTCGTTGATTCCCGCCTCGTCCCCACCTCCCTCACGATCGTCAATGTGGGTCCTCGTTACCGGGGCCAGTACCAGTGCCACACCTTCGCCCCGGAGTCGCCAATGccgcggctgccgcctccgccgGCAAACATCGGAGAGCAAGCAACCGAGGAGGAGATGTATTCCGGGATGCTAAGGAGGTTGGATAGGCTTGCTCAGGAGGCGGAGGAGTGCAATAAGCGTCTGTTCCATCAG GTATGA